In Pseudomonadales bacterium, the sequence GCTCATTATCAAATCCTCTTTGCAATATGTTGTTTTTACGATGTTATTTTTTTGATTCTCAGGCGGAGTTCAGCTTGGGCCGCCGTCGTATTCTCGGCGGTTTGTCAAAACTGCGCAAACCGGTCGCCGGGGCCATTCGTCAGGCGCGTTTGTGCACCAGGGTGATGGCGCTGCGCAGTCCATCGATCATCCGGTCGATCTCGGCAGCCGTGACATTGAGCGCCGGCATGAAGCGCAGCAGTGACGGGCGTGGCGCGTTGAGCAGCAGTCCATCGGGTTCGAGCGCATCGCGCGCGGCAGTCACCACCTGCGTGCCGATCTCCTGCTTGAGTTCCAGGGCGCGCAACAGGCCGATGCCGCGCTCGCCGCCCAGATCCAGTTCGACACAGAGCTCAGTGAGCCGGGAGGAGAGGTGCGCCCCCATGGCGCGCACCTGCGGCAGAAAACCAGGCTCGAGCAGCCTCTGCACCACCGCCAGACCCACCGCAGTCATCAGTGGATTGCCGTTGTAGGTGCCGCCCTGCTCACCATGTTCGAAGACGCAGGCAGTGCGCTTGGCCAGCAGTGCCGCCAGTGGCACGCCGCCGCCCAGCCCCTTGCCGAGGGTCATGATGTCCGGTTCGACGCCGTAGTGCTGGTAGCCGAACAGCGTTCCCAGCCGGCCGATGCCGGTCTGGACCTCATCGAAGATCAGCAGCAGGCGGTGCTGGTCGGCCAGCTCGCGCAGCCCCTGCAGAAAGGCCGGGCTGGCGCAGTTGACACCGCCTTCGCCCTGCACCGGTTCCACCATGATGGCGACGGTGTGCGCTGTGATCAGCCGCTCCACCGATGACAGATCATTCAGCACGGCCTTGGGAAAACCGGGCACCTGGGGTGCGAACATCGTGTCCCAGCCCGCCTTGCCGGAGGCGGACATGGTGGCCAGCGTGCGGCCATGAAAGCTGTCGAGGGTGGTGATGATCTCGTGGGCACCGCCCTTGTGCTGACGCCCCCATTTGCGGGCCAGCTTGATCGCCCCTTCGTTGGCCTCGGCACCGCTGTTGGTGAAGAAGACCTGATCGAGACAGGATTCCCGGGTCAGCAGGGCCGCCAACTGGAGGGCCGGTTCGTTGTAGAAGGCCGGGCTGGGAGTGATCAGCTGTGGTGCCTGGGCAGCGAGCGCCTCGACGATGCAGCGTGGTGAATGACCCAGCGCATTGACCGCCCAGCCTTGCACGAAGTCGAGATAGCGCCGGCCGGTGTGGTCCCACAGCCAGGAGCCCTCGCCATGGGTCATCACCAGCGGTGGCCGTGGCGTGATCTCCATCAGGTGGTCGATCGGATAATCCTTGAACTGCATGGTGGTGATTCCTGGGTCAGATCCGATAGTAGTCGCGGTACCAGCGCACGAAGCGCTCGATGCCCACCTCGATCGGAGTCTCGGGGCGGTAGCCGACATCCCGGATCAAGTCGTCGACATCGGCATAGGTGTCGGGCACGTCGCCGGGCTGCATCGGCAGCAGCCGCTTGTTCGCCTGCTTGCCGAGACACGCTTCGAGCACTTCGATGTAGCGCAGCAGTTCGACCGGCCGGTTGCTGCCGATGTTGTAGAGGCGGTAGGGCGCCAGGCTGGTGCCGGGGTCGGGCTGATCCCCCGACCAGACCGGATTGGGCGCCGCCACCTGGTCGAGCGTGCGGATCACCCCTTCGACGATGTCATCGATGTAGGTGAAGTCACGCCGATGGTGGCCGTGGTTGAAGACGTCGATCGGTTCGCCGGCCAAAATCGCCTTGGTGAAGATGAACAGCGCCATGTCGGGCCGGCCCCAGGGGCCATAGACCGTGAAGAAGCGCAGTCCGGTGGTCGGCAGCCGGTAGAGATGGCTGTAGGTGTGCGCCATCAGCTCGTTGGCCTTCTTGGTGGCGGCATAGAGGCTGACCGGGTGGTCGACGTTGTGATGGATCGAAAACGGCATGGCGGTGTTGGCGCCATAGACCGAACTGCTCGATGCATAGACCAGATGTTCGACCTGGTGGTGCCGGCAGCCTTCGATGATGTTCATGAAGCCGACCAGGTTGGCATCGACATAGGTGTGCGGATGGGTGATCGAGTAACGCACACCGGCCTGGGCCGCCAGATGTACCACCCGCTGCGGCGCGTGGCTGGCAAAGAGCGCATCGACCGCCGGCCGATCCTCCAGGCTGATGCGCAGGTCGGTGAAATTGGGGTGAGCGGTGAGCCGGGCCAGTCGGTCCCGCTTCAACTGGACATCGTAGTAGTCGTTGAGGTTGTCGAGGCCGATCACCTCGTCACCGCGCTCGAGCAGCCGCAGGCTGAGTGCCGAGCCAATGAAGCCGGCACTGCCGGTCACCAGAATACGCATGGGGTTTTCCTGAAAAATACTGCGAGAATCAGAGGCGGCCGTCCACTTCCTCCTTGGGGAAGAGGTATTTTACGTCGAACAGCACATGAAGTGGCTTGCCGAAGCGGCGCATGCCGGTGCTGCCGAGTGCGCGGAACTGATCGT encodes:
- a CDS encoding NAD-dependent epimerase; translation: MRILVTGSAGFIGSALSLRLLERGDEVIGLDNLNDYYDVQLKRDRLARLTAHPNFTDLRISLEDRPAVDALFASHAPQRVVHLAAQAGVRYSITHPHTYVDANLVGFMNIIEGCRHHQVEHLVYASSSSVYGANTAMPFSIHHNVDHPVSLYAATKKANELMAHTYSHLYRLPTTGLRFFTVYGPWGRPDMALFIFTKAILAGEPIDVFNHGHHRRDFTYIDDIVEGVIRTLDQVAAPNPVWSGDQPDPGTSLAPYRLYNIGSNRPVELLRYIEVLEACLGKQANKRLLPMQPGDVPDTYADVDDLIRDVGYRPETPIEVGIERFVRWYRDYYRI
- a CDS encoding acetylornithine transaminase gives rise to the protein MQFKDYPIDHLMEITPRPPLVMTHGEGSWLWDHTGRRYLDFVQGWAVNALGHSPRCIVEALAAQAPQLITPSPAFYNEPALQLAALLTRESCLDQVFFTNSGAEANEGAIKLARKWGRQHKGGAHEIITTLDSFHGRTLATMSASGKAGWDTMFAPQVPGFPKAVLNDLSSVERLITAHTVAIMVEPVQGEGGVNCASPAFLQGLRELADQHRLLLIFDEVQTGIGRLGTLFGYQHYGVEPDIMTLGKGLGGGVPLAALLAKRTACVFEHGEQGGTYNGNPLMTAVGLAVVQRLLEPGFLPQVRAMGAHLSSRLTELCVELDLGGERGIGLLRALELKQEIGTQVVTAARDALEPDGLLLNAPRPSLLRFMPALNVTAAEIDRMIDGLRSAITLVHKRA